The following are from one region of the Nicotiana tabacum cultivar K326 chromosome 3, ASM71507v2, whole genome shotgun sequence genome:
- the LOC107831123 gene encoding uncharacterized protein LOC107831123 isoform X1: protein MAEAEDESAKPKPRPIIRLGLFLISHSFVVSVVCCAAGVFALLLLPVLAKNTYISENALMPGSASPMLSNDDVSRARAFVNKVVSFDTKSDSSSIGLQELVAQHITDLGGEVNFHKFLPQVNKFNPLHFFSSPYQGIVQENYSCSSYGINTVGFIRAPNGDGKEAIVLVTPYNSVKTSTGEALSLGIAYSIFSLLTRVTWLAKDIIWLAADSQHGEYAAVVAWLREYHTPSFGGSGRGVFESNASPTTGEKRHNDFLRAGTMAAALVIKVTDGSEKAERDVLNLYAEASNGQMPNLDLINVVNYLAVNGQGLRVKVEKLGSLLDSWWLRSLGELFQKLGKVARSLNPQWNFGISVAEYIEGAATLASSLYNQALGVPTGPHGVFRDYQVDAITMEISSKRLANYKNRPSELLLQGGRLVEGVIRSVNNLLEKFHQSFFLYLLTSPNRFVSVGVYMIPFALLVAPLPMVAASLFADASRRNSGMENKEVSTFPASSDIPTITFGSWRWLHAAKTVFIVHFWGAVVTLLPHFLSLVPDSAPLTNLITWIMLSASSLLILQVILGSSFTLPSMTHTRGMEWTLLKSVTIAAACTGLCIMSVINFATAEIGAIILVPMCLMSRPLRLDAKAKTLKSFLRAACNVVLTFMFFPPVTYYLWKGALVGLDNARIGDFWNWVESLWTWNSATYIYVCMVHLPCWVLCAHTLVYPC from the exons ATGGCGGAAGCGGAAGATGAGTCAGCCAAGCCTAAGCCTCGACCAATCATCCGTCTTGGTCTCTTCCTTATTTCCCACAGTTTCGTCGTCAG TGTGGTTTGCTGCGCAGCTGGGGTTTTTGCTCTCTTGCTCTTACCTGTTCTCGCTAAGAACACCTACATTTCCGAAAATGCCCTCATGCCTG GTTCTGCTAGTCCCATGCTCTCAAACGACGATGTTTCACGGGCTAGAGCATTTGTGAACAAGGTCGTTAGCTTTGATACCAAATCTGATAGCTCAAGCAT AGGACTTCAAGAATTGGTAGCACAACATATAACAGATTTGGGCGGTGAAGTTAATTTTCATAAGTTCCTACCTCAAGTCAATAAGTTTAACCCCCTGCATTTTTTCTCCAGTCCTTATCAAGGAATAGTCCAAGAGAATTATAGTTGCTCATCATATGGCATCAATACAGTTGGATTTATAAGAGCTCCAAATGGTGACGGGAAGGAGGCTATTGTATTGGTGACCCCTTATAATTCTGTAAAGACCAGCACTGGTGAGGCTTTATCACTAGGCATTGCATACTCAATTTTCTCCCTGCTTACTCGAGTGACGTGGTTAGCTAAAGATATCATATGGCTTGCTGCGGATTCACAGCACGGGGAATATGCTGCTGTTGTTGCATGGCTAAGAGAGTATCACACACCATCATTCGGTGGTTCTGGGAGAGGTGTATTTGAATCAAATGCGAGTCCAACAACAGGAGAAAAGAGACATAATGATTTTCTACGTGCTGGCACGATGGCTGCTGCCCTTGTCATAAAGGTTACAGATGGCAGTGAGAAAGCAGAAAGAGATGTTCTCAATTTATATGCTGAAGCATCCAATGGGCAGATGCCAAACCTTGATCTGATCAATGTTGTGAACTATTTGGCTGTAAATGGGCAGGGGTTACGGGTGAAGGTTGAAAAATTGGGGTCATTGCTCGACTCTTGGTGGTTGAGAAGTCTGGGTGAACTGTTTCAGAAACTGGGGAAAGTTGCTAGAAGTTTGAATCCCCAATGGAACTTCGGTATTTCTGTTGCAGAATATATTGAAGGCGCTGCTACACTTGCTAGCTCATTATATAACCAG GCACTGGGTGTTCCCACAGGTCCTCATGGTGTTTTTCGTGATTATCAAGTTGATGCCATTACTATGGAAATTTCGTCAAAACGTTTAGCAAACTACAAAAACCGGCCTAGCGAGTTACTTTTGCAAGGTGGCAG ATTGGTTGAAGGAGTGATCCGCTCTGTAAATAATCTGCTCGAGAAGTTTCACCAGTCCTTTTTTCTCTATCTTCTGACTTCTCCAAATAGATTTGTGTCTGTTGGAGTCTACATGATACCTTTTGCCTTGCTTGTTGCTCCCCTTCCAATGGTCGCAGCTTCTCTTTTTGCTGATGCTAGCAGAAGGAATTCAGGGATGGAAAACAAAGAGGTCTCAACTTTTCCAGCTTCTTCTGATATCCCTACCATCACATTTGGATCTTGGAGATGGCTTCATGCAGCGAAGACCGTGTTTATTGTCCACTTTTGGGGTGCCGTTGTAACATTGCTTCCGCACTTTCTGTCTCTAGTACCAGATTCCGCACCTCTGACCAACCTCATAACCTGGATCATGCTTTCAGCGTCCAGTCTCTTGATCTTACAAGTGATTCTGGGTTCCTCCTTTACTCTTCCATCCATGACCCATACTCGAGGAATGGAATGGACTCTTTTGAAATCAGTGACAATTGCTGCTGCCTGTACTGGACTTTGCATAATGTCAGTCATAAATTTTGCAACTGCAGAAATCGGAGCAATTATTCTGGTCCCTATGTGTTTAATGTCTAGACCATTGAGACTCGATGCTAAAGCTAAAACCTTGAAGTCGTTTCTTAGGGCGGCTTGCAATGTAGTCTTGACATTTATGTTTTTCCCTCCAGTCACTTATTATTTGTGGAAGGGAGCATTAGTAGGTCTTGACAATGCAAGAATTGGTGACTTCTGGAACTGGGTTGAGTCTCTTTGGACATGGAACAGTGCAACTTACATATACGTATGTATGGTTCACCTTCCATGCTGGGTTTTGTGTGCTCATACACTGGTGTATCCTTGTTGA
- the LOC107831123 gene encoding uncharacterized protein LOC107831123 isoform X2, which translates to MAEAEDESAKPKPRPIIRLGLFLISHSFVVSVVCCAAGVFALLLLPVLAKNTYISENALMPGSASPMLSNDDVSRARAFVNKVVSFDTKSDSSSIPYQGIVQENYSCSSYGINTVGFIRAPNGDGKEAIVLVTPYNSVKTSTGEALSLGIAYSIFSLLTRVTWLAKDIIWLAADSQHGEYAAVVAWLREYHTPSFGGSGRGVFESNASPTTGEKRHNDFLRAGTMAAALVIKVTDGSEKAERDVLNLYAEASNGQMPNLDLINVVNYLAVNGQGLRVKVEKLGSLLDSWWLRSLGELFQKLGKVARSLNPQWNFGISVAEYIEGAATLASSLYNQALGVPTGPHGVFRDYQVDAITMEISSKRLANYKNRPSELLLQGGRLVEGVIRSVNNLLEKFHQSFFLYLLTSPNRFVSVGVYMIPFALLVAPLPMVAASLFADASRRNSGMENKEVSTFPASSDIPTITFGSWRWLHAAKTVFIVHFWGAVVTLLPHFLSLVPDSAPLTNLITWIMLSASSLLILQVILGSSFTLPSMTHTRGMEWTLLKSVTIAAACTGLCIMSVINFATAEIGAIILVPMCLMSRPLRLDAKAKTLKSFLRAACNVVLTFMFFPPVTYYLWKGALVGLDNARIGDFWNWVESLWTWNSATYIYVCMVHLPCWVLCAHTLVYPC; encoded by the exons ATGGCGGAAGCGGAAGATGAGTCAGCCAAGCCTAAGCCTCGACCAATCATCCGTCTTGGTCTCTTCCTTATTTCCCACAGTTTCGTCGTCAG TGTGGTTTGCTGCGCAGCTGGGGTTTTTGCTCTCTTGCTCTTACCTGTTCTCGCTAAGAACACCTACATTTCCGAAAATGCCCTCATGCCTG GTTCTGCTAGTCCCATGCTCTCAAACGACGATGTTTCACGGGCTAGAGCATTTGTGAACAAGGTCGTTAGCTTTGATACCAAATCTGATAGCTCAAGCAT TCCTTATCAAGGAATAGTCCAAGAGAATTATAGTTGCTCATCATATGGCATCAATACAGTTGGATTTATAAGAGCTCCAAATGGTGACGGGAAGGAGGCTATTGTATTGGTGACCCCTTATAATTCTGTAAAGACCAGCACTGGTGAGGCTTTATCACTAGGCATTGCATACTCAATTTTCTCCCTGCTTACTCGAGTGACGTGGTTAGCTAAAGATATCATATGGCTTGCTGCGGATTCACAGCACGGGGAATATGCTGCTGTTGTTGCATGGCTAAGAGAGTATCACACACCATCATTCGGTGGTTCTGGGAGAGGTGTATTTGAATCAAATGCGAGTCCAACAACAGGAGAAAAGAGACATAATGATTTTCTACGTGCTGGCACGATGGCTGCTGCCCTTGTCATAAAGGTTACAGATGGCAGTGAGAAAGCAGAAAGAGATGTTCTCAATTTATATGCTGAAGCATCCAATGGGCAGATGCCAAACCTTGATCTGATCAATGTTGTGAACTATTTGGCTGTAAATGGGCAGGGGTTACGGGTGAAGGTTGAAAAATTGGGGTCATTGCTCGACTCTTGGTGGTTGAGAAGTCTGGGTGAACTGTTTCAGAAACTGGGGAAAGTTGCTAGAAGTTTGAATCCCCAATGGAACTTCGGTATTTCTGTTGCAGAATATATTGAAGGCGCTGCTACACTTGCTAGCTCATTATATAACCAG GCACTGGGTGTTCCCACAGGTCCTCATGGTGTTTTTCGTGATTATCAAGTTGATGCCATTACTATGGAAATTTCGTCAAAACGTTTAGCAAACTACAAAAACCGGCCTAGCGAGTTACTTTTGCAAGGTGGCAG ATTGGTTGAAGGAGTGATCCGCTCTGTAAATAATCTGCTCGAGAAGTTTCACCAGTCCTTTTTTCTCTATCTTCTGACTTCTCCAAATAGATTTGTGTCTGTTGGAGTCTACATGATACCTTTTGCCTTGCTTGTTGCTCCCCTTCCAATGGTCGCAGCTTCTCTTTTTGCTGATGCTAGCAGAAGGAATTCAGGGATGGAAAACAAAGAGGTCTCAACTTTTCCAGCTTCTTCTGATATCCCTACCATCACATTTGGATCTTGGAGATGGCTTCATGCAGCGAAGACCGTGTTTATTGTCCACTTTTGGGGTGCCGTTGTAACATTGCTTCCGCACTTTCTGTCTCTAGTACCAGATTCCGCACCTCTGACCAACCTCATAACCTGGATCATGCTTTCAGCGTCCAGTCTCTTGATCTTACAAGTGATTCTGGGTTCCTCCTTTACTCTTCCATCCATGACCCATACTCGAGGAATGGAATGGACTCTTTTGAAATCAGTGACAATTGCTGCTGCCTGTACTGGACTTTGCATAATGTCAGTCATAAATTTTGCAACTGCAGAAATCGGAGCAATTATTCTGGTCCCTATGTGTTTAATGTCTAGACCATTGAGACTCGATGCTAAAGCTAAAACCTTGAAGTCGTTTCTTAGGGCGGCTTGCAATGTAGTCTTGACATTTATGTTTTTCCCTCCAGTCACTTATTATTTGTGGAAGGGAGCATTAGTAGGTCTTGACAATGCAAGAATTGGTGACTTCTGGAACTGGGTTGAGTCTCTTTGGACATGGAACAGTGCAACTTACATATACGTATGTATGGTTCACCTTCCATGCTGGGTTTTGTGTGCTCATACACTGGTGTATCCTTGTTGA